The Candidatus Zixiibacteriota bacterium genome includes a window with the following:
- the carB gene encoding carbamoyl phosphate synthase large subunit (four CarB-CarA dimers form the carbamoyl phosphate synthetase holoenzyme that catalyzes the production of carbamoyl phosphate; CarB is responsible for the amidotransferase activity), producing the protein QYAIADGELYVLEVNPRASRTVPYVAKATGQPLAKIATRLMLGRTLRELGLTEDLPVSRYFVKTPVFPFVKFPGVDPRLSPEMRSTGEVMGVGNDFGSAFFKAQLAAGLRLPAEGAILISVNDRDKKGILSVARRFHALGFTVMATTGTASFLNDLGVDAVSVLKVSEGRPNCVDVIKSGSVHLVINTPLGETSHRDGWSIRTAALQHNVPCITTLSGAAAAVEAVAALRRGQLEPLALQELKDRPAPDSLV; encoded by the coding sequence CAGTACGCCATCGCGGACGGCGAACTGTACGTACTCGAAGTCAACCCACGCGCCTCCCGCACCGTGCCCTACGTCGCCAAAGCCACCGGCCAACCGCTGGCGAAAATCGCCACCCGTCTCATGCTCGGGCGCACCTTGCGCGAACTCGGTTTGACCGAAGATCTGCCGGTATCGCGCTACTTTGTGAAAACGCCGGTCTTCCCCTTCGTCAAATTCCCCGGTGTCGATCCGCGCCTGTCGCCGGAGATGCGCTCGACCGGCGAGGTGATGGGCGTCGGCAACGACTTCGGTAGCGCCTTCTTCAAGGCTCAATTGGCCGCCGGATTGCGGCTCCCTGCCGAAGGCGCGATTCTGATCAGCGTCAACGATCGCGACAAGAAGGGCATTCTCAGCGTCGCGCGCAGATTCCACGCGCTCGGTTTTACCGTCATGGCGACCACCGGCACGGCGTCCTTCCTCAACGATCTGGGTGTCGATGCGGTGAGCGTCCTCAAGGTTTCCGAAGGCCGCCCCAATTGCGTCGACGTTATCAAGAGCGGCAGCGTGCATCTGGTCATCAATACGCCGCTTGGCGAAACCTCGCACCGCGACGGCTGGTCGATCCGCACCGCCGCCCTGCAGCACAATGTGCCCTGCATCACCACTCTCTCCGGCGCCGCTGCGGCGGTCGAGGCGGTCGCGGCGCTGCGTCGCGGCCAACTCGAACCGCTCGCGCTCCAGGAACTCAAAGACCGACCCGCCCCCGACTCGCTCGTATAA
- a CDS encoding response regulator transcription factor, protein MRALIVDDELPARELLRLLLADRNDVEIVGECKDGRAAVAAVTELRPDLMFLDIRMPGQDGFAVLERLGESAPIVIFVTAYDRYALKAFEYHALDYLLKPIRRERLAQALARARRELDARPRQRQAKRIRELLEYWHHTPAVEHEPRYLQRVFVKSGRLSLSIETAAIDWIRSDDHFVKISVRGKAHLLFASIREMEERLDPTRFLRIHRTSIINLSAVREFRLLALGRCQLVLKDGSEHAVSRNRRAALQARLSPAQQRAPIR, encoded by the coding sequence ATGCGCGCGCTCATCGTTGACGACGAACTGCCGGCACGCGAACTGCTGCGATTGTTGCTGGCCGATCGCAACGATGTCGAGATCGTCGGCGAATGCAAAGACGGCCGCGCGGCGGTGGCGGCGGTGACGGAGCTGCGGCCGGACTTGATGTTCCTCGATATCCGCATGCCGGGGCAGGACGGGTTTGCCGTGCTGGAGCGACTGGGGGAGTCGGCGCCGATCGTGATTTTTGTCACGGCCTATGATCGCTATGCGTTGAAGGCGTTCGAGTATCACGCGTTGGACTATCTGCTCAAGCCGATTCGACGCGAGCGACTGGCGCAGGCGCTGGCGCGCGCGCGCCGCGAGCTGGATGCGCGACCGCGGCAGCGGCAGGCAAAGCGCATTCGCGAGTTGCTCGAATACTGGCATCACACGCCAGCCGTTGAACACGAGCCGCGCTATCTGCAGCGGGTGTTCGTCAAGTCGGGGCGGCTGTCGCTTTCGATCGAGACGGCCGCGATCGACTGGATTCGCTCCGACGATCACTTTGTAAAGATCTCGGTGCGCGGCAAGGCGCACCTGCTGTTTGCCTCGATCCGGGAGATGGAAGAGCGGCTCGATCCCACGCGGTTCCTGCGAATTCACCGGACGTCGATCATCAACCTGAGTGCGGTCAGGGAATTCCGCCTGCTGGCGCTCGGGCGGTGTCAACTCGTGCTCAAGGATGGGTCGGAGCATGCCGTGAGCCGCAATCGTCGGGCGGCGCTGCAAGCGCGCTTGAGTCCGGCTCAGCAACGCGCGCCAATCAGATAA
- a CDS encoding histidine kinase, with amino-acid sequence MACSEFLSNDSTHTGSATLELIRRAVPARGLRVVIALLLWTLIALGSATHWWFFPQGRYPYTWWELVAAKCGVWYFWGALVPVIFMIAARFRLDRACRWRHLGALLLLGMALTLIYSAGYALIILAVINEPGSYGFGDMLRFVLTMHSTWYFLAFGVVVGIEHGALYYRRLLERERLEGQLRRQLAESQLEQLKGRLHPHFLFNTLNTISALVLSDRTAPAYEALVDLASLLRLSLDRSEAQFVRLAEELEFTRLYLSLMARRYPESMAAQVNVDAALEAAMVPSLILQPLVENAVKHGLADGAGWVRIAGRRTDELLHLEVSNSVSAATTVLTEGCGRGLADLRERLAYLYEGRQDLLTVASDPTEYRVQLRIPYSMTREAGENGGEAARANARAHR; translated from the coding sequence ATCGCGCTGCTGTTGTGGACGCTGATTGCGCTGGGTTCGGCGACGCATTGGTGGTTTTTTCCGCAAGGTCGGTATCCCTACACATGGTGGGAACTGGTGGCAGCCAAGTGCGGCGTGTGGTATTTCTGGGGCGCGCTGGTGCCGGTGATTTTCATGATCGCCGCGCGATTCCGGCTTGATCGGGCTTGCCGTTGGCGCCATTTGGGCGCACTGTTGCTGCTTGGGATGGCGTTGACCCTGATCTATTCGGCCGGCTACGCGTTGATCATTCTGGCGGTGATCAACGAGCCGGGAAGTTACGGTTTCGGCGACATGCTGCGCTTCGTGCTGACGATGCACTCCACCTGGTACTTCCTGGCGTTCGGGGTGGTGGTCGGCATCGAGCACGGCGCGCTGTATTACCGGCGGCTGCTGGAACGCGAGCGACTGGAGGGGCAGTTGCGGCGGCAATTGGCGGAATCGCAATTGGAGCAACTCAAGGGGAGATTGCATCCGCATTTTCTGTTCAACACGCTGAACACGATTTCGGCGCTGGTCCTCAGTGATCGCACGGCGCCGGCATACGAGGCGCTGGTCGATCTGGCGAGCCTGCTGCGACTCAGCCTTGACCGCAGCGAAGCGCAATTTGTCCGGCTGGCGGAAGAACTGGAATTCACGCGACTCTACCTGAGCTTGATGGCGCGCCGCTACCCGGAGTCGATGGCGGCGCAGGTTAATGTTGATGCCGCGCTCGAAGCGGCGATGGTGCCGAGTCTGATTCTGCAGCCGCTGGTTGAGAACGCCGTCAAACACGGACTGGCGGACGGCGCGGGATGGGTGCGGATAGCCGGCCGGCGGACGGATGAGTTGCTGCATTTGGAAGTCAGCAATTCTGTTTCGGCTGCGACGACGGTGTTGACGGAAGGCTGCGGCCGCGGCCTGGCGGATCTGCGCGAGCGACTGGCGTACCTGTACGAGGGCCGCCAGGATTTGCTTACGGTTGCGAGCGATCCGACGGAGTATCGCGTACAACTCAGAATTCCTTATTCCATGACGAGAGAGGCAGGCGAAAATGGCGGCGAAGCTGCCCGCGCCAATGCGCGCGCTCATCGTTGA